One genomic region from Zalophus californianus isolate mZalCal1 chromosome 14, mZalCal1.pri.v2, whole genome shotgun sequence encodes:
- the CHFR gene encoding E3 ubiquitin-protein ligase CHFR, whose protein sequence is MDRPGEAEQPPQPQPWGRLLRLGAGEGEPHVLLSKREWTIGRRRGCDLSFPGNKLVSGDHCKIIVDEKSGQVSLEDTSTNGTVINKLKVVKKQTCPLQTGDVIYLVYRKNEPEHNVAYLYESLNEKQGITQDSFEANKENVFHVTKDTSGAGRGDDPQVLLSSPTTQACFEEPQPSTSTSDLFRTASTSSMEPTSAGQAPSSSSGSRGAGISPKECGPSVAGDEIPTFPSTLPHREGASFSMSEPRDQEDLEPIRKRMKGDGEPDLTLQLLVADQCSDTHTTLGNVRSEAVKPDKMEETLTCIICQDLLHDCVSLQPCMHTFCAACYSGWMERSTLCPTCRCPVERICKNHILNNLVEAYLLQHPDKSRSEEDVRSMAARNKITQDMLQPKVRRSFSDEEGSSEDLLELSDVDSESSDVSQPYIVCRQCPEYRRQAGQSLPCPGPGSEPGSAPAPGDTPSTSTSVTTAQDYVCALQGSHAICTCCFEPMPDRRAEREQDPRIAPQQCAVCLQPFCHLYWGCARPGCLGCLAPFCELDLGDRCLDGVLSNNHYESDVLKNYLATRGLTWKNMLTESLVALQRGAFLLSDYRITGNTVLCYCCGLRSFRELTYQYRQNIPASELPVAVTSRPDCYWGRNCRTQVKAHHAMKFNHICEQTRFKN, encoded by the exons GTTGTGACCTTTCATTCCCTGGCAATAAACTGGTCTCTGGAGATCACTGTAAAATTATAGTGGATGAAAAATCTGGTCAGGTGTCGCTGGAAGATACCAG CACCAACGGAACAGTAATTAACAAGCTAAAGGTTGTTAAGAAGCAGACTTGCCCTTTGCAGACGGGGGATGTCATCTACTTGGTGTACAGGAAGAATGAGCCAGAACACA ATGTGGCATACCTCTATGAATCTTTAAATGAGAAGCAGGGCATCACACAAGACTCCTTTG AAGCTAATAAAGAGAATGTGTTCCACGTGACCAAAGATACCTCAGGTGCAGGGCGAGGTGACGACCCCCAGGTCCTGCTGTCATCGCCCACCACTCAGGCGTGCTTTGAGGAACCACAGCCATCGACGTCGACATCGGACCTCTTCCGCACGGCTTCTACCTCTTCCATGGAGCCCACCTCTGCAGGGCAAGCGCCTTCCTCCAGCTCTG GCTCCAGAGGTGCAGGCATTTCCCCAAAAGAGTGTGGTCCATCTGTGGCAGGTGATGAAATCCCCACCTTTCCTTCCACTCTCCCACACAGAGAGGGAGCATCCTTTTCTATGTcagaaccccgggatcaggaGGATTTGGAGCCCATCAGGAAGAGAATGAAAGGAG ATGGGGAGCCTGACCTGACCCTGCAGTTGTTGGTTGCAGACCAGTGTAGCGACACCCACACCACCCTTGGGAATGTCAGATCCGAGGCCGTGAAACCAGACAAGATGGAGGAGACACTCACGTGCATCATCTGCCAGGACCTGCTGCATGACTGTGTGAG CCTGCAGCCCTGCATGCACACCTTCTGTGCAGCCTGCTACTCAGGCTGGATGGAGCGCTCCACCTTGTGCCCCACCTGCCGCTGTCCAGTCGAGAGGATCTGTAAAAACCACATCCTGAACAACCTGGTGGAGGCCTACCTTCTCCAGCACCCAg ACAAGAGTCGCAGCGAGGAAGATGTGCGGAGCATGGCTGCCAGGAATAAGATCACTCAAGACATGCTGCAGCCCAAAGTTAGGAGGTCTTTCTCTGACGAGGAGGGCAGTTCAGAGGACCTGCTGGAGCTGTCAGATGTGGACAGCGAATCCTCGGACGTTAG CCAGCCGTACATAGTATGCAGACAGTGCCCCGAGTACCGGAGGCAGGCGGGGcagtccctcccctgcccagggcctggcagcgAGCCAGGGTCAGCACCGGCTCCTGGGGATACACCGTCCACATCCACCAGTGTCACGACAG CCCAGGATTATGTGTGTGCCCTGCAAGGCAGCCATGCCATATGCACCTGCTGCTTCGAGCCCATGCCAGACCGGAGAGCAGAACGTGAGCAGGACCCCCGCATCGCCCCCCAGCAGT GTGCCGTTTGCCTGCAGCCTTTCTGCCACCTGTACTGGGGCTGTGCCCGGCCCGGCTGCCTCGGCTGTCTGGCCCCATTCTGTG AGCTAGACCTGGGCGACAGGTGTCTGGATGGGGTTCTGAGCAATAACCACTACGAGTCGGATGTCCTCAAG AATTACCTGGCAACCAGGGGTTTGACATGGAAAAATATGTTGACTGAGAGTCTGGTGGCTCTGCAGAGGGGAGCGTTTTTACTGTCTG ATTACAGAATCACGGGGAACACCGTGCTGTGTTACTGCTGTGGCCTGCGGAGCTTCCGAGAGCTGACCTACCAATATCGGCAGAACATCCCTGCTTCCGAGTTGCCAG tGGCTGTAACATCCCGTCCTGATTGCTATTGGGGCCGCAACTGCCGCACTCAGGTGAAGGCCCACCACGCAAT GAAATTCAATCATATCTGTGAACAGACAAGGTTCAAGAACTAA